A region from the Chrysoperla carnea chromosome 4, inChrCarn1.1, whole genome shotgun sequence genome encodes:
- the LOC123298505 gene encoding serine/threonine-protein kinase PRP4 homolog, translated as MGSDDEDLEFLRLAALKSRKRKLENCNTAGSVTIQNNSYKKYDGNNKNFKRNKTLKGHRVGRGGINRNNNSNPRVNTNLIAIPIAADSTSNSVPTESKVDTTTDSKEENNSKFNRYDHSDQSESESETNDKSNSSDNESVKDRSERGDSLDRLLDELENEIAGNEKILDNPQAEPKAKDKPKTAKTVKKLDNKSPTDKNEKTSPKSLPNSEKSDAKVKKIEEPSVKTETVDKKPLEKKAIDEKPPNDKITKVSPAEEKLPNEEEFKDAAKRRTPPPRKSPPPRKMSPVRMGSPLRKTSPLRKTSPLRRGSPPRNLYRPKSPLYRRGPSPKRPAPPLSPLRINTEVLNTITMAPLSPRSAAFVLQNREILAKRKLSPSRRSISSSSSTSSSSPYRSPLRKRSISPYSRPRFTYSPPPRRYSPPPRRRSISPQRSDLRRRSRTPPSNDRNYKRRSFSPRPFGRSPSPARRIVKKRSNSPKGGKISSPSNKFNVYNRLGYKGSKPPPKYEKKLPPRNDSPRNNSTEKVSAPVEPKEASPKTFTDPVLEARRRKFESNKPIEVPGDGVIKIKLNKSPVEKENEIENLNEIENENEMISETEDLFEEENSNTGLADLWSTDESDNENEGRFKTQSTNSNIVRPIRTVNRTVSLEKSGPLSIKSRETRDKTSDTRRRHIDSRKRKIHKSSNDEVVHKKFIVKDSKEKLSSRVVEQNDSKKSSDSTPAVAPTVDVKSTNNMRIVISEKPTINIKENRKVTEVITTASSSPPPPQQPSSKVVKTVKEEKNVKEESNDSFEPEIVYDNENEETNTTEATQNSDDLRTELSRRRAERKTLSSQSHHHHHGSLKSGPPTRLLRNAFQEMSKKSLTSLSAFQKSSKGLKKERIGKLPIHMRLGKTCKTEDEPLSSRSRHKESDENDSDDDENDSDDEFSQSCNELKSIIKNKSSTSRLQRTELPYKGRKKRMFGLQV; from the exons ATGGGTTCAGACGATGAAGATTTAGAATTTTTACGATTAGCAGCATTAAAATCACGGAAACGAAAATTGGAAAACTGCAATACAGCTGGATCTGtaacaatacaaaataattcatataaaaaatatgatggaaataataaaaatttcaaacgtAATAAAACATTGAAGGGACATCGAGTTGGTCGTGGGGGCATCAATAGAAAT aacAATTCAAATCCTCGAgtcaatacaaatttaattgctATCCCAATAGCGGCCGATAGCACATCAAATTCAGTGCCAACCGAAAGTAAAGTAGATACCACAACAGATTCGAAAGaagaaaacaattcaaaatttaatcgcTACGATCATTCTGATCAATCTGAAAGCGAATCTGAAACCAATGATAAATCAAATTCATCCGATAATGAATCAGTTAAAGATCGTTCAGAGCGCGGTGACAGTCTGGACCGGCTATTGGATGAATTAGAGAATGAAATCGCTGGTAATGAAAAAATACTCGATAATCCTCAAGCAGAACCTAAAGCTAAGGACAAACCAAAAACTgccaaaactgtaaaaaaattagataataagTCTCCAACAGACAAGAATGAAAAGACTTCGCCGAAAAGTTTGCCAAATTCCGAAAAGAGCGATGCAAAAGTTAAGAAAATTGAAGAACCCTCAGTGAAAACTGAAACTGTAGATAAAAAACCATTAGAAAAGAAAGCAATTGATGAAAAACCTCCAAATGATAAAATTACCAAAGTGTCTCCAGCAGAGGAAAAATTACCTAACGAAGAAGAGTTTAAAGACGCTGCTAAAAGACGCACGCCCCCTCCGCGTAAATCCCCACCTCCACGTAAAATGTCACCTGTACGTATGGGGTCACCTTTACGTAAGACGTCACCCCTACGTAAGACATCACCACTACGTAGAGGGTCACCACCACGTAATTTATATCGGCCAAAAAGTCCATTATACCGACGAGGACCTTCTCCAAAACGACCAGCACCACCTTTATCTCCTTTGCGAATCAACACAGAAGTACTAAATACAATAACAATGGCACCTTTATCACCAAGATCTGCAGCgtttgttttacaaaatcgTGAAATTCTTGCAAAACGAAAACTATCACCGTCTCGTCGATCAATTTCATCCTCTTCAAGTACCTCATCTTCGTCGCCGTATCGAAGCCCACTTCGTAAACGTTCAATATCACCATATTCACGGCCACGATTTACATATTCCCCGCCTCCTAGGCGATATAGCCCTCCTCCTCGGCGAAGATCAATATCTCCACAACGAAGTGATTTACGGCGAAGATCACGTACACCACCCAGCAATGATCGAAATTATAAACGTCGATCATTTTCACCGCGACCATTTGGACGTAGTCCATCTCCCGCTCGAAGAATTGTTAAAAAGAGATCAAATTCGCCAAAAGGTGGGAAAATTTCATCTCCATCGAATAAGTTTAACGTTTATAATCGATTGGGTTACAAGGGCTCTAAACCTCCACCAAAATATGAGAAGAAACTTCCGCCAAGAAATGATTCTCCAAGAAATAATTCAACAGAAAAAGTGTCTGCTCCGGTGGAACCAAAAGAAGCTTCACCGAAAACATTTACAGATCCTGTTCTCGAAGCAAGGCGGCgtaaatttgaaagtaataaaCCAATTGAAGTTCCTGGAGACGgcgttattaaaattaaacttaacaAATCACCCGTtgaaaaggaaaatgaaattgaaaatttaaatgaaatagaaaatgaaaatgagaTGATTAGTGAAACAGAGGATCTCTTTGAAGAAGAAAATAGTAACACGGGATTAGCAGATTTATGGTCGACCGACGAAAGTGATAATGAAAATGAAGGTCGATTTAAAACACAATCTACAAATTCTAATATTGTAAGACCAATACGAACAGTGAATAGGACGGTATCGTTAGAAAAATCAGGTCCATTAAGTATTAAAAGTCGTGAGACACGTGATAAAACTAGTGATACCCGACGACGCCATATTGATTCACGTAAACgtaaaattcataaatcatCAAACGATGAAGtagttcataaaaaatttatagttaagGACTCGAAAGAGAAATTAAGTAGTCGAGTGGTTGAACAAAACGATAGTAAGAAATCCAGTGATTCGACTCCAGCGGTAGCACCGACTGTTGATgtaaaatcaacaaataatatGCGTATTGTGATAAGTGAAAAACCAAcgataaatattaaagaaaatcgtAAAGTAACTGAAGTGATAACGACGGCATCGTCATCACCGCCCCCACCCCAACAACCATCTTCGAAGGTTGTTAAGACTGTTAAGGAGGAGAAGAATGttaaagaagagagtaacgatAGCTTTGAACCAGAAATTGTTTACGATAATGAAAATGAGGAAACAAATACAACAGAAGCAACACAAAATTCAGATG atCTCAGAACAGAATTAAGTAGGCGACGAGCTGAAAGAAAAACACTTTCGTCTCAATCACACCATCATCACCATGGTTCTTTAAAATCTGGTCCACCAACACGATTATTACGAAATGCATTTCAAGAAATGTCGAAGAAGTCACTTACATCATTATCAGCATTTCAGAAATCCAGTAAAG GTTTGAAAAAAGAACGAATAGGAAAATTACCAATACATATGCGTTTGGGTAAAACATGTAAAACAGAAGATGAACCATTATCGTCACGATCAAGACACAAGGAATCAGATGAAAATGATAGTGATGACGATGAAAATGATAGTGATGATGAATTTAGTCAATCATGCAatgaattaaaatcaattattaaaaataaatcatcaacATCCAGATTACAGAGGACGGAATTACCTTATAAAGGACGGAAAAAACGAATGTTTGGTTTACAG
- the LOC123298532 gene encoding charged multivesicular body protein 2a, producing the protein MEWLFGKKVTPEEMLRKNQRALNKAMRDLDREKARMEQQEKKIIADIKKMAKDGQMDAVKIMAKDLVRTRKYVKKFMLMKANIQAVSLKIQTLRSQNAMATAMRGVTKAMASMNRQMNMPQIQRILQEFEKQSEIMDMKEEMMNDAIDDAMGEDDDEEETDTVVTQVLDELGLQLNDQLSGLPQAGGALTTGGAKTPVAVGAGAGGGASGGNSSPLSDADADLQARLDNLRRE; encoded by the exons atggagtGGTTATTTGGGAAAAAAGTTACACCCGAAGAAATGCTCCGGAAAAATCAACGGGCGTTAAATAAGGCAATGAGAGACTTAGATAGGGAAAAAGCAAGAATGGAACAACAAGAGAAGAAAATTATAGCTGATATTAAGAAAATGGCTAAAGATGGCCAAATG GATGCAGTAAAAATAATGGCAAAAGATTTAGTACGAACAcgaaaatatgtgaaaaaatttatgttaatgaaAGCAAATATACAAgcggtttcattaaaaatacaaacgttacGATCACAAAATGCAATGGCAACAGCGATGCGTGGTGTTACAAAAGCAATGGCTAGTATGAATCGACAAATGAATATGCCACAAATCCAACGAATATTACAAGAATTTGAGAAACAATCGGAAATTATGGATATGAAAGAGGAAATGATGAATGATGCTATTGATGATGCAATGGGTGAAGATGATGATGAAGAAGAAAC cgaTACCGTTGTGACTCAAGTATTAGATGAATTAGGATTACAATTAAACGATCAATTATCTGGATTACCACAAGCCGGTGGTGCTCTTACAACTGGTGGTGCCAAGACACCAGTGGCTGTGGGTGCTGGTGCTGGTGGTGGGGCCAGCGGTGGGAATTCATCTCCACTATCCGATGCTGATGCTGATTTACAAGCACGTCTTGATAATTTACGTAGAGAATAA